A genome region from Erigeron canadensis isolate Cc75 chromosome 3, C_canadensis_v1, whole genome shotgun sequence includes the following:
- the LOC122593084 gene encoding flap endonuclease 1 isoform X2 translates to MGIKGLTKLLADNAPKAMKEQKFESYFGRKIAIDASMSIYQFLIVVGRTGTEMLTNEAGEVTSHLQGMFNRTIRLLESGLKPVYVFDGAPPDLKKQELAKRYSRREDATAGLTEAIQSGNKEDIEKFSKRTVKVTKQHNEDCKKLLRLMGVPVIEAPSEAEAQCAALCKADKVYAVASEDMDSLTFGAPKFLRHLMDPASRKIPVMEFDVSKVLEELNFTMDQFIDLCILCGCDYCDSIRGIGGQTALKLIRQHGSIESILENINRERYQIPDDWPYQEARRLFKEPLVCVDDEQLELKWSSPDEEGLLNFLVTENGFNSDRVTKAVEKIKASKNKSSQNRLESFFKPVATTSAPIKRKETNEKATKEPANKKAKAGAGRKKK, encoded by the exons ATGGGGATTAAG GGTTTAACGAAGCTATTGGCGGATAATGCACCAAAGGCTATGAAAGAACAGAAATTTGAAAGCTATTTTGGTCGCAAAATCGCCATTGATGCTAGCATGAGCATTTATCAGTTTTTG ATTGTGGTTGGAAGAACTGGGACAGAAATGCTTACAAATGAGGCTGGTGAAGTCACcag TCATCTGCAAGGAATGTTCAATCGGACGATTAGGCTCTTGGAGTCTGGATTGAAGCCAGT TTATGTTTTTGATGGTGCACCTCCTGATTTGAAGAAACAAGAGCTTGCAAAACG TTACTCAAGGAGAGAAGATGCAACAGCAGGCTTAACTGAGGCCATACAG TCTGGCAACAAGGAAGATATCGAGAAGTTTAGTAAACGTACTGTCAAG GTAACCAAACAACATAACGAGGATTGCAAAAAGCTTTTAAGGCTTATGGGAGTGCCTGTCATTGAG GCTCCATCTGAAGCAGAGGCACAATGTGCTGCTCTTTGCAAAGCTGATAAG GTCTATGCTGTTGCCTCTGAAGATATGGATTCCCTTACTTTTGGAGCACCCAAATTTCTTCGCCATCTAATGGATCCTGCCTCGAGGAAGATCCCTGTGATGGAATTTGATGTCTCTAAG GTTTTGGAGGAACTTAACTTCACGATGGATCAATTTATTGATCTGTGCATTCTATGTGGGTGTGATTATTGTGACAGCATTAGAG GCATTGGTGGGCAGACAGCTTTGAAGCTCATCCGTCAACATGGCTCAATAGAGAGTATTCTGGAGAATATAAACAGAGAAAG ATATCAGATACCTGATGATTGGCCATATCAGGAGGCTCGTCGCCTTTTCAAAGAGCCTTTAGTCTGTGTTGATGATGAGCAGCTTGAACTGAAATGGAGCTCCCCGGATGAAGAA GGCTTGTTAAACTTCTTGGTGACCGAAAATGGGTTTAACAGTGACAGAGTCACAAAG GCAGTGGAGAAAATAAAAGCATCCAAGAACAAGTCTTCACAAAATCG ATTAGAATCGTTCTTTAAACCAGTCGCTACGACATCTGCTCCCATTAAAAGGAAG GAAACAAATGAGAAAGCCACAAAAGAACCAGCCAACAAAAAAGCCAAGGCTGGAGCTGGTAGAAAGAAGAAATAG
- the LOC122593084 gene encoding flap endonuclease 1 isoform X1, with protein sequence MGIKGLTKLLADNAPKAMKEQKFESYFGRKIAIDASMSIYQFLIVVGRTGTEMLTNEAGEVTSHLQGMFNRTIRLLESGLKPVYVFDGAPPDLKKQELAKRYSRREDATAGLTEAIQSGNKEDIEKFSKRTVKVTKQHNEDCKKLLRLMGVPVIEAPSEAEAQCAALCKADKVYAVASEDMDSLTFGAPKFLRHLMDPASRKIPVMEFDVSKVLEELNFTMDQFIDLCILCGCDYCDSIRGIGGQTALKLIRQHGSIESILENINRERYQIPDDWPYQEARRLFKEPLVCVDDEQLELKWSSPDEEGLLNFLVTENGFNSDRVTKAVEKIKASKNKSSQNRLESFFKPVATTSAPIKRKETKCMLGSPKQVIKSKIYTQAPQQNINSFSHPVVGVHSQHTLMLLKGVCFGT encoded by the exons ATGGGGATTAAG GGTTTAACGAAGCTATTGGCGGATAATGCACCAAAGGCTATGAAAGAACAGAAATTTGAAAGCTATTTTGGTCGCAAAATCGCCATTGATGCTAGCATGAGCATTTATCAGTTTTTG ATTGTGGTTGGAAGAACTGGGACAGAAATGCTTACAAATGAGGCTGGTGAAGTCACcag TCATCTGCAAGGAATGTTCAATCGGACGATTAGGCTCTTGGAGTCTGGATTGAAGCCAGT TTATGTTTTTGATGGTGCACCTCCTGATTTGAAGAAACAAGAGCTTGCAAAACG TTACTCAAGGAGAGAAGATGCAACAGCAGGCTTAACTGAGGCCATACAG TCTGGCAACAAGGAAGATATCGAGAAGTTTAGTAAACGTACTGTCAAG GTAACCAAACAACATAACGAGGATTGCAAAAAGCTTTTAAGGCTTATGGGAGTGCCTGTCATTGAG GCTCCATCTGAAGCAGAGGCACAATGTGCTGCTCTTTGCAAAGCTGATAAG GTCTATGCTGTTGCCTCTGAAGATATGGATTCCCTTACTTTTGGAGCACCCAAATTTCTTCGCCATCTAATGGATCCTGCCTCGAGGAAGATCCCTGTGATGGAATTTGATGTCTCTAAG GTTTTGGAGGAACTTAACTTCACGATGGATCAATTTATTGATCTGTGCATTCTATGTGGGTGTGATTATTGTGACAGCATTAGAG GCATTGGTGGGCAGACAGCTTTGAAGCTCATCCGTCAACATGGCTCAATAGAGAGTATTCTGGAGAATATAAACAGAGAAAG ATATCAGATACCTGATGATTGGCCATATCAGGAGGCTCGTCGCCTTTTCAAAGAGCCTTTAGTCTGTGTTGATGATGAGCAGCTTGAACTGAAATGGAGCTCCCCGGATGAAGAA GGCTTGTTAAACTTCTTGGTGACCGAAAATGGGTTTAACAGTGACAGAGTCACAAAG GCAGTGGAGAAAATAAAAGCATCCAAGAACAAGTCTTCACAAAATCG ATTAGAATCGTTCTTTAAACCAGTCGCTACGACATCTGCTCCCATTAAAAGGAAG GAAACTAAATGCATGCTTGGATCTCCCAAACAAGTAATCAAGAGTAAGATATACACTCAAGCACCCCAACAGAATATTAACAGCTTTAGCCATCCTGTTGTAGGTGTGCATTCCCAGCACACTTTGATGTTACTGAAAGGTGTCTGCTTTGGAACATGA
- the LOC122591295 gene encoding transmembrane protein 120 homolog, protein MGDSTATVRGGGDTTNNLPPPPPPSSSSSSSSERNVAEEVSRILEQSKELQESAATLISRNSQDEASLRQRALALDSNVKTLDSFIASSVKKGTLDPKEAEKLVEELSRASYALSEGDAAAFLPSKSYGRFLRMFLGPINVHATRKDVQLKVKEEYNNFRDRTAYLFLFFPSLLLLLRAWVWNGCFPALPVQLYQAWLLFLYTGLALRENILKVNGSDIRPWWIYHHYCAMLMALISLTWEIERQPECSQKQKGIQLFLKWAIMQGVAMLLQNRYQRQRLYTRIALGKARRMDVVWGETAGVEGQIWLLYPILFILQAFEAYVGLLLLKTAVVGVVSEWQVVTCGILLIIMAVGNFTNTVQTLVSKSRVKVKAKMKREKSKSDLLQGSS, encoded by the exons ATGGGCGATTCCACCGCCACCGTACGTGGCGGCGGTGATACTACAAACaacctaccaccaccaccaccaccatcatcttcttcttcttcttcttcagaaaGAAACGTGGCAGAAGAAGTTTCTAGAATCTTGGAACAGAGTAAAGAGTTGCAAGAATCAGCTGCCACTTTAATTTCAAGAAACTCACAAGATGAAGCTTCTTTAAGACAAAGAGCATTAGCCCTTGATTCTAATGTTAAAACACTTGATTCTTTTATTGCTAGTTCTGTCAAAAAAGGAACTTTAGATCCAAAAGAAGCTGAAAAA TTAGTTGAAGAGCTAAGTAGAGCAAGTTATGCATTGAGTGAAGGAGATGCAGCAGCATTTCTTCCAAGCAAATCTTATG GAAGATTTTTGAGGATGTTTCTTGGTCCAATAAATGTTCATGCTACTAGAAAGGATGTTCAATTGAAAGTAAAGGAGGAATACAATAATTTCAGG GATAGAACTGCatatttgtttctctttttcCCATCTTTGCTATTGCTGTTAAGGGCATGGGTTTGGAATGGATGTTTCCCTGCATTGCCCGTCCAACTTTACCAG GCGTGGTTGCTCTTTCTTTACACGGGGTTGGCCTTAAGAGAGAATATATTGAAAGTTAATGGTAGTGATATACGCCCATG GTGGATATATCATCACTATTGTGCAATGCTTATGGCACTCATCAGCCTCACGTGGGAGATAGAAAGGCAACCTGAGTGCTCCCAGAAACAG AAAGGTATACAATTGTTTTTAAAATGGGCAATCATGCAAGGAGTAGCAATGCTTTTACAGAACAGATACCAACGCCAGAGGCTTTATACTCGTATTGCACTCGGAAAG GCCAGAAGAATGGATGTTGTGTGGGGAGAAACTGCAGGAGTAGAAGGTCAAATATGGCTGTTATACCCTATACTATTCATCTTGCAG GCTTTTGAAGCATATGTGGGTCTGCTATTGCTGAAAACCGCAGTGGTTGGTGTCGTTTCAGAGTGGCAG GTGGTTACCTGTGGAATTCTTTTGATAATTATGGCCGTCGGGAATTTCACAAACACAGTTCAAACCCTTGTGTCTAAGTCACGGGTCAAAGTGAAAGCCAaaatgaagagagagaaaagcaAAAGTGATTTGCTTCAGGGATCCTCATGA